CTTTTAATCGTTGAATACATTGATGAAGTCTGGAATCACAAGTCTCCGTTGCTACCTACTGATCCTTATCAGAAATCTCAAGCTAAATTCTGGGCCGACTACATTGACAAGAAGGTAAAGATTCTTTTTATTCATCTATTTCATTTCGTGCGCTGTTTTCGTCTGCGTTTTTCTAATTAGATTCTCATTTGACAGTTTGCTGCAACTGGGAAAGAGATATGGAGTACCAATGGAGAAGAACAAGAGAATGCTAAGAAGAATCTCATCGAGATTTTGAAGGTTTTGGAAGGAGAGCTCGGGGAGAAACCATACTTTGGTGGTGATCAGTTTGGGTTTGTGGATGTGGCTCTCATTCCTTTCTATAGCTGGTTTTACGCATACGAgacttttggaaatttcagcatagaagaagattgttcaaagattgtgtCCTGGGCAAACAAGTGCATGGAGATTGAGAGCGTTGCACAGTCACTCCCTGATCCGAAAAAGGTTTATGAATTTGTTTCGGTAATCAAAGGGTGGCTCGGAATTAAATAGGTTTTGATTGAACACTACTTGCAAGTTTGATGTCTCTACATCTGTCTGGCTTAAGGAGATGCATAATAGTAGTATTGTGTTCTTGGAGACAAATAAAGTAATGTTgctatctcttttatttttaaggTGTGCGTTTTCAAATGTAATGGACTATGGACTTTGGTCGAGAGGGAAAAGTCTTGAGTTGTCTGTTTGGATTTGTTGAGTTTATTCTGGCAAATAAAATTCACCATCACACTATCTATTAACCAAATA
This is a stretch of genomic DNA from Papaver somniferum cultivar HN1 chromosome 1, ASM357369v1, whole genome shotgun sequence. It encodes these proteins:
- the LOC113326538 gene encoding probable glutathione S-transferase; this encodes MADEVALLSFWPSMFGNRVKIALALKGVEYEFKEEILRDKSPLLLEMNPINKKIPVLVHNGKPICESLLIVEYIDEVWNHKSPLLPTDPYQKSQAKFWADYIDKKFAATGKEIWSTNGEEQENAKKNLIEILKVLEGELGEKPYFGGDQFGFVDVALIPFYSWFYAYETFGNFSIEEDCSKIVSWANKCMEIESVAQSLPDPKKVYEFVSVIKGWLGIK